The Cytophagia bacterium CHB2 genome segment ATCGCCTCGCCCCCGGGTTTGAGCACGCGATGCAGCTCCTTCACCATTTTGTTGGCGTCCGAAGTATATTGCAGCACGCCGTGCGCATATACCATGTCAAATCGATTGTTCTCGAACTCGAGCGCTTCGCCATTCATCAAACGAAACTCACCGGCCGCGCCGTTCAACTCGAAATTTTTTTTGGCGAGATCAATGGATTGTTTGGCTAAATCCACGCCGATGACGCGCGCACCGCCCTGCGCAAAGCGCAGGAGATCGATGCCGACGCCGCAGCCAACTTCCAGTATACTCTTCCCGCGATAACCGTTAAAATCCACCACCTTGGGCAAGTAACGCAATTTGTCAAAACGGTACTCGTCCAGATCTTGAAAAAAGCCTTTCGACCCGACGGGGTGTTTGGCAATGGCAAGATCATGAATATGCGCATTCCAATACTCGGCAATGGCATGCAACAGTTGCCCGTTTTGAGCGGGCTTGCCTGATGCGCGTGAGGAGGTTTTAATTCGCTCAAGTTGTGAAGTTGTGAGGTCGGTCATTTTTGTTCCGTTACGGTTATACGCTCGTTGCGATACTACTGGGCATGCCGGGTTTTCGGCAGATAAAATTTCAACAGGATTGAGTCGAATTCAAAAACACGAATCATGCCTTCCGGGCGCACGGCTTTGCTAAAAATGTTCGGCGGTCGTGAAGATCGGTTTGAGTGCGCGATGCAAACGCAAAGGCGTCATGCGCTGCACGGCCATCGTCAAGGGCACGACGCTTTCGAAAAAGCCCGCAGGCAATTCCTGGCGCGCAATGCGCGTGCGCACTTCGCTGGCGCGGCGGCCGTACCAAATTTTTTCAAAGCTTTGTTCGCGAATATTGCCCATGGAGGCCGTTTCGAGCGGATCGGGATAAACATTGCCGCGCGGGTCGATATTGACAAAAGCGAATCCCGCAATGCTGTGTTGTTCCCGCAGCTTATGCGGATTCTCGATGAAGGAGGCAAACTGGCGATAATAATCACGATTCATCGGCAACAGTTCACCGTACATTTTGAGCACGCGCTCAACCAACGTTTGCAGCGTGGCGGCGTCGCCCGGACCGAAAGCCAACTCCTCATCGACACGATACTTCACTTGCGGCAGATGCAATGCCGGTTGAAACGACAGGCCGTCAAGCGCGCGCGATTTGACGAAGCGCGCCATGTTCTCAAGATCATACATGTTGGCCTTGTTCACGGTGAAGGCGATGAAAACTTTGGGGCGCGCGTTGCTGCGGAGAGATTTGAGGTTTTCAATCCCCTGGCTGGCCAGTTCGAAATACCCCTTGATGCCGCGCAGCGCATCATTCAACTCGGGCGTGCTGCCGTCGAGCGAAATATAGATCAAATCCAAACCGGCGTCAATGAGATTTTTGGCGCGACGATCGTTGATCAAAAGGCCGTTCGACATCAAGGAGGTTGACAAATGGCAGCTTTTGGCCCACGCAATCAGCTCAAAAATATCCTTGCGCAACAGCGGCTCGCCGCCGGTGAAACACAAGTTCATCACGCCGTTATCCGCAAGCTGCCGGATCAGGTTCTTACCCTCCGCCGTCGACAGCATGCTGGGATCGTCTTTCTCCTGCCAACGATCGCATGTACGGCATTTGGCGTTGCAAACGGAAAGCACTTCCCACGCCGCTTTGATCGGCCCGATGATCGGTTCGTGCTCGCCTTTCGCAAAGCGCAAAAAGTTCTGCAGATGTTTTACTTGCTTGAACATACAACCCGCCTCATGTTAGATATTGCTCACGCCAAATGCCGAACACCGTGAGCGCCCACAGCCGGTGGCTGTGATTCTCGGCGCCAGCGAGATGCTCATCGATGAGTCGTTGCACGTATTCCGCATTAAAAAAGCCGTCGCGCTTCAGGCGCGCGGGGGAAAGCACCTCGAGCATCATCGGTCGCAATTCTTCCTTCAGCCAGTTTTTAATCGGGATGCTGAAACCCTCTTTGCCGCGTTTGACGATCGGCGGCGGCAGCAATCCCTTCATTGCCTTTTTGAGAATCCACTTCGTCTGCTGGCCTTGCAGCTTCAACGCGCTCGGAATGGTGGCGGCATACTCGACCACGCGATAATCCAGAAACGGCGCACGCGCTTCCAGCGAGGCGGCCATGCTCATGCGATCGACCTTCACCATGATGTCGTCACAGAGATAGGTTTTGATGTCAACATAGAGCTGGCGGTTGAGGTAGTCCTGTGAATCGGCATTTTGGAAGTGGCTGCGGATGAAATCATGCGCGCCGCGGCGAATGTCAATGTTGTGCAAGGCCTCGCCATAAAGCTGCTGCTTCTCCTGCTCCGCCAGAAAAATCATCCAGCGCACATGCTGCAAATCTTCCGGGTATTGTGTGCCTTCGACGAAACGTTTGATCTTGTTGATCGGCCCTTTTTTTTTCTCGGTCGGGGGCAATAACCGGGCAAACGGCTGCACGAGGCTATGCCGCAGAAACGACGGAAGCATGCGGTACTTGCGATACATCCAATCCGCGACATACGTGTCATAACCGGCAAACAACTCATCGCCGCCGTCGCCGCTGAGCACGACAGTCACATGCTCGCGCGCCATTTTCGAAACGAGATAGGTCGGGAAAATGGAAAAATCACCGAGCGGTTCATCCAGATGCTTGACCAGTTTTTCCGTTAATTCGAGCGCATTGGGGCGCAAGATGAATTCTTTATGATCCGTTTTGTAATGCTTGGCGATCGCACGCGCATACTCCAGCTCGTTGTAGCTGCCTTCTTCGAAACCGATCGAAAAGGTTTTCACTGGCTGGTCCATGACGCGCGCCATCAGCGCGACGATGCAACTCGAATCGATGCCGCCGGAGAGAAACGCGCCCAGCGGCACATCGCTCATCAAGCGGATTTTCACAGCGTCTTGCAGTAAATCCACCAGGCCCTGTTGCAGCTCCGCGGCATGATAACCGTTCTCGCGGAAATGCAGATCCCAATAACGCCGCAGCTCGGTTTTGCCGTCGCGGCGAATCAGCAACGAGTGCCCGGCGGGCAGCTTTTTAATATCCGCAAAAATTGTGTGCGGCGCCGGCACGTATTCATAGGTGAGATAAAGATCAAGCGCTTCCGGCGAAACGCGCCGCGGCACGTGTTGCGACTGCAATAGGCTCTTCAGCTCAGAGCCGAACACCAGGCGATCGCTGCCGGCATAATAATACAGCGGCTTTTTGCCCAGACGATCACGCGCAAGAAAAAGGCTGCGGTTGCGTGTATCCCAAATGGCAAAGCCGAACATGCCGTTGAGCTTGGCCGGACATTCGACGCCGAATTCTTCATAAGCGTGTACAATGGCCTCGGTGTCCGATTTCGTTTTGAAATGATGGCCACGGCCTTCCAAATCCCGGCGCAACTCGAGATAGTTGTAAATTTCTCCGTTGAAAATGATCCAGATCGTGCCGTCTTCATTGCTGATCGGCTGTTGGCCGCTGGAAAGATCGATGATGCTGAGGCGGCGCATGGCCATGCCGATTTGCTCGCCATGATAAAAACCGTCTTCATCCGGCCCGCGATGAAAGATGGCCTCATTCATGCGCCGCACCTCGTCGCGCGCGATCTCCGCCGCCGGAGAAAATGTCATAATACCACAAATACCGCACATAAATTCACCCTATGCTCTTCCCTGGTTCTCCTGGTATGACAGCATGTAGTCATACACGTCTGCTGTTTTCCGCAGATAAGCTTCGTAACTGTATTCTCGTTCGGCCAGGCTTTGCGCGCGCCGGCCGATCGTTTCTCCTAAATTCTTGTCGTGCAGCACACGCAAGAGACCGTGCGCAAACGCCTCGGGCTTGCAATCGGTAAGCACAGCGACTTCATCATTCAGCACTTGGGTATGCGTAAGATGATTCGTCGCGACGATCGGCACGCCGGAACGCAAATACGAATAAATCTTCAACGGCGTGTTATTGCCTTCCAAGCGCGGCGAGACCAACACCTGCGCAAGCTGCATGAATTGCGGGATTTCTTCGGGCGGGCGCTGGCCGGTAAAAACGAATTTCTCGGTAATGCCGAGTTGCCTGGCCTTTTCTTTTTGTTCATTGACCTGCTCGGGCTTGCCGCCAACGACCAGAAAGCGGACATTGGGATGTTGTTTTACAACCCGGGCGCCGGAGGCGAGCAACAAATCAATGCCTTGATACGGTTCGAGCGTGCCGGTATAGAGCACGATGGTTTCGCCGTTCAAGTTATACCGTTGTTTCAATTCGAGCGGATTGACTTGCGTTTGGAAAACCTCACTGTTGTCAGCGACGTTTTCAATCAGCTTGTTGAATTTATTGGGAAAGCGCTCACGCACATAATGATGAAGCTCCGGACAAATCGTAATAACGGCCTGTGCGCTGTTGATGGTTGCCGCCTCGAGCCGTTCGAATGATTGAATCAGCAGGCTGGAGGTCGTGAATTTGAAGTTGGAAAGCTGTTGCGGCAGGCTCGAGTGCATATCGTAGAGATGCGGGAGGCCGAACTTCTTGCTCAAGCGTATGCCCATAAAACCGGCTTCTTCGTGGGTGTGCAGCAAATCGTAGCGTTTCTTCGCGAGCAGCGCGACGGCGCGGCGATAGACGGCGACGTCTAGGATGATTTTGGGCGCGGACGGCCCGATCGCAATCTCCTTGATGAACGGCACGGCGGCGGCGCGGTGAATGCTGACATGCTCGATCTCAACATTTTGGCCCAAGTGATAGGTCACCAGATCGATGTGATGTCCCAACCGCGAAAGCGCACGCAAGCGATGCAGCACGCTGAAGGGCGTACCGCGCGGCTGGAAAAAAGGTTGTGGCGCAATCATTAAAACGTTCATGGGGCTTTCATCTTTTGTTCGGCCGCTAGCAACTTATAGCGGATGCGAATGTTTTTTTACCCCGGAGGCCGGTCGCTGAGCGAGTGTTGACCATTTTTGTGAAGCACGCTTCGCGACACACGGCATGAGTGACCGTAAATTCCCTATTTATGCCATCTGCAACACTGATGCCACTGTGGTGTCCGAAATTCGGCCAGAAATAAAAGGTTTTGCAGCAGATTAGACAAAGAATTGAGGTGTAAAAAGCGTATGCGGTGAATCGAGGTGATCGCGCCGTGTGCCAGGCTGAAACGATGTATTTTTGTGACACAAGCAAAAATGGGGTGGCAGTTCGATCGGAAAGCAGAGGTTTCCGCCGGGGTGAACGCCCGCTCAAAAATCCTGATGCTACTCTCCTGTGCGATGATGCTGTGATCGTTATTGAGCGAGTATTAAACCGACAGCAGAAGGCGTCCCTGCGCTCCGGATCGGCCCGCCACCCCGTGAAGCGGCCTCAAAATGAATTTCGAGGCAAAACGTTAAAACCGGCCGGAGCCGGTTAATCAATGAACCAACAGATTGTATGAAGACTTGGGAAAATTGCGTGCTAACAACTGTCGCAGCATGCCGGATTCAATCAAGCTGCGACAAAGCTCTTCGCTCCGACTGAAATCTATCGCCCAACGCTATAGTACTTGAAGCCCTTGTCAATCATTTTGCTGGGCTCATAAATATTGCGCAGGTCGATTACCAACGGAGTTTTGAGCAGGCTCTTGATTTTATCGAGATCGAGGCTGCGAAACTGATTCCACTCCGACCAATTGGCGCCGTCGCCGACACGGTAGGCATAGACGGTGTCCGGCTGCAGCCCGGTGAATTCGGCGGAGTGATAGAGCGCCTCGGAGAGATTGGTTTTGAGGGTCTCCGTGCGCGGCGTGACCTTTTGGGCCTGCTTGGGAAAGTCAGGCCCCGCAGTGGCG includes the following:
- a CDS encoding class I SAM-dependent methyltransferase; protein product: MTDLTTSQLERIKTSSRASGKPAQNGQLLHAIAEYWNAHIHDLAIAKHPVGSKGFFQDLDEYRFDKLRYLPKVVDFNGYRGKSILEVGCGVGIDLLRFAQGGARVIGVDLAKQSIDLAKKNFELNGAAGEFRLMNGEALEFENNRFDMVYAHGVLQYTSDANKMVKELHRVLKPGGEA
- a CDS encoding glycosyltransferase family 4 protein, with translation MNVLMIAPQPFFQPRGTPFSVLHRLRALSRLGHHIDLVTYHLGQNVEIEHVSIHRAAAVPFIKEIAIGPSAPKIILDVAVYRRAVALLAKKRYDLLHTHEEAGFMGIRLSKKFGLPHLYDMHSSLPQQLSNFKFTTSSLLIQSFERLEAATINSAQAVITICPELHHYVRERFPNKFNKLIENVADNSEVFQTQVNPLELKQRYNLNGETIVLYTGTLEPYQGIDLLLASGARVVKQHPNVRFLVVGGKPEQVNEQKEKARQLGITEKFVFTGQRPPEEIPQFMQLAQVLVSPRLEGNNTPLKIYSYLRSGVPIVATNHLTHTQVLNDEVAVLTDCKPEAFAHGLLRVLHDKNLGETIGRRAQSLAEREYSYEAYLRKTADVYDYMLSYQENQGRA
- the asnB gene encoding asparagine synthase (glutamine-hydrolyzing), translating into MCGICGIMTFSPAAEIARDEVRRMNEAIFHRGPDEDGFYHGEQIGMAMRRLSIIDLSSGQQPISNEDGTIWIIFNGEIYNYLELRRDLEGRGHHFKTKSDTEAIVHAYEEFGVECPAKLNGMFGFAIWDTRNRSLFLARDRLGKKPLYYYAGSDRLVFGSELKSLLQSQHVPRRVSPEALDLYLTYEYVPAPHTIFADIKKLPAGHSLLIRRDGKTELRRYWDLHFRENGYHAAELQQGLVDLLQDAVKIRLMSDVPLGAFLSGGIDSSCIVALMARVMDQPVKTFSIGFEEGSYNELEYARAIAKHYKTDHKEFILRPNALELTEKLVKHLDEPLGDFSIFPTYLVSKMAREHVTVVLSGDGGDELFAGYDTYVADWMYRKYRMLPSFLRHSLVQPFARLLPPTEKKKGPINKIKRFVEGTQYPEDLQHVRWMIFLAEQEKQQLYGEALHNIDIRRGAHDFIRSHFQNADSQDYLNRQLYVDIKTYLCDDIMVKVDRMSMAASLEARAPFLDYRVVEYAATIPSALKLQGQQTKWILKKAMKGLLPPPIVKRGKEGFSIPIKNWLKEELRPMMLEVLSPARLKRDGFFNAEYVQRLIDEHLAGAENHSHRLWALTVFGIWREQYLT
- a CDS encoding radical SAM protein encodes the protein MFKQVKHLQNFLRFAKGEHEPIIGPIKAAWEVLSVCNAKCRTCDRWQEKDDPSMLSTAEGKNLIRQLADNGVMNLCFTGGEPLLRKDIFELIAWAKSCHLSTSLMSNGLLINDRRAKNLIDAGLDLIYISLDGSTPELNDALRGIKGYFELASQGIENLKSLRSNARPKVFIAFTVNKANMYDLENMARFVKSRALDGLSFQPALHLPQVKYRVDEELAFGPGDAATLQTLVERVLKMYGELLPMNRDYYRQFASFIENPHKLREQHSIAGFAFVNIDPRGNVYPDPLETASMGNIREQSFEKIWYGRRASEVRTRIARQELPAGFFESVVPLTMAVQRMTPLRLHRALKPIFTTAEHF